Proteins from a single region of Streptomyces sp. TN58:
- a CDS encoding streptavidin, whose amino-acid sequence MRKIVVAAIAVSLTTVGITASASADPSKDSKAQAAVAEAGITGTWYNQLGSTFIVTANADGSLTGTYESAVGNAESRYVLTGRYDSAPATDGSGTALGWTVAWKNNYRNAHSATTWSGQYVGGSEARINTQWLLTSGTTEANAWKSTLVGHDTFTKVKPSAAAIDAAKKAGVNNGNPLDAVQQ is encoded by the coding sequence ATGCGCAAGATCGTCGTTGCAGCCATTGCCGTTTCTCTGACCACCGTCGGTATTACGGCCAGCGCGTCCGCGGACCCGTCGAAGGACTCGAAGGCCCAGGCCGCCGTCGCCGAGGCCGGCATCACCGGCACCTGGTACAACCAGCTCGGCTCGACCTTCATCGTGACCGCGAACGCGGACGGCAGCCTCACCGGCACCTACGAGTCGGCCGTCGGCAACGCCGAGAGCCGCTACGTCCTGACCGGCCGTTACGACAGCGCTCCGGCCACCGACGGCAGCGGCACCGCCCTCGGCTGGACGGTGGCGTGGAAGAACAACTACCGCAACGCCCACTCCGCCACCACGTGGAGCGGCCAGTACGTCGGCGGCTCCGAGGCCCGTATCAACACCCAGTGGCTGCTGACCTCGGGGACCACCGAGGCCAACGCCTGGAAGTCCACGCTGGTCGGCCACGACACCTTCACGAAGGTGAAGCCGTCAGCCGCGGCCATCGACGCCGCCAAGAAGGCCGGCGTCAACAACGGCAACCCGCTCGACGCCGTCCAGCAGTAG